From a region of the Zingiber officinale cultivar Zhangliang chromosome 4B, Zo_v1.1, whole genome shotgun sequence genome:
- the LOC121976825 gene encoding denticleless protein homolog — protein MPQSSLSPSSLRLAMENRCRPSSFFGDLRSRELNGLRVRKRSHLGDLTSDASGAGAGVLAIEHDGEPSPPTAVSFCKSSRNPHLLAVSDEEGYISFYDTRRSLPSYSSCWEGAGQARVCNWIAHSNAIFDICWNKEDNQILTASGDQHIKIWNAEKRTCTGSLAGHTGSVKTVCSHSSNPDLVVSGSRDGSFALWDLRCSFSSTNRFGETCLSPISLVNDAHALTQRKRGWRGKADSKSITSVLYLKDGISIATAGAVNSVVKFWDTRNLKTSIIQTCPAAEPSTKSEKIQHGITSLSQDSYGVSLAASCRDNRIYLYDVLKLDRGPIKIFSGSKIGSFFVKSVISLDGAHILGGSSDDNAYIWQVRRPESAPTILKGHQGEVTSVDWCSSELGKVVTSSDDFMVRVWKMNKDGCLNTKSPAAIRKRIIAPSVEPRRLILDEPPTCSASMKDNFQTMEATVHEPSSPAQCKVVEFRTPESGRKRSSSFLMDGKEMQESLEAISGSPSSVLSPPPSTKRRTILDYYHSV, from the exons ATGCCGCAATCCAGTCTCTCTCCTTCCTCTCTCCGTTTAGCAATGGAGAATCGGTGTCGCCCTTCTTCCTTCTTCGGCGATCTGCGTTCCAGAGAGCTAAATGGCCTAAGAG TTCGTAAAAGGTCGCATCTCGGGGACCTTACGTCGGATGCCAGCGGAGCTGGCGCAGGAGTGCTCGCCATCGAGCACGATGGCGAGCCCTCGCCTCCCACAGCCGTCTCCTTCTGCAAG AGTAGTAGAAATCCCCACCTCCTTGCGGTGTCTGATGAAGAAGGATACATCAGCTTCTATGACACGCGCCGCAGCTTGCCGTCCTATTCATCTTGCTGGGAAGGAGCAG GACAAGCTAGGGTTTGCAATTGGATTGCACATAGCAATGCTATATTTGACATATGCTGGAACAAG GAAGATAATCAGATTTTAACTGCTTCAGGTGATCAACAT ATCAAGATTTGGAATGCTGAAAAGAGAACATGCACTGGGAGCTTGGCAGGGCATACAGGCAGCGTTAAAACAGTTTGCTCTCACTCATCAAATCCTG ACCTTGTTGTTTCTGGATCAAGAGATGGATCTTTTGCTCTTTGGGATCTAAGATGCAGTTTTAGTTCCACAAATCGCTTTGGGGAAACATGTTTATC GCCTATTTCGCTTGTCAATGATGCCCATGCACTCACCCAAAGAAAGAGGGGTTGGCGAGGAAAG GCTGATTCTAAGAGCATCACTTCAGTTCTTTATCTCAAAGATGGGATTTCCATTGCCACAGCTGGAGCAGTAAACAG TGTTGTGAAGTTCTGGGATACACGCAATCTGAAAACATCTATAATTCAAACTTGCCCTGCTGCTGAGCCATCAACAAAATCA GAAAAGATTCAACATGGAATTACTAGCCTTTCGCAAGATTCCTATGGTGTTTCTCTTGCAGCTTCCTGCAGGGATAACAG GATTTATCTATATGATGTGCTGAAACTTGATAGAGGTCCCATAAAGATTTTTTCTGGAAGTAAAATTGGGTCATTCTTCGTGAAG TCTGTTATTAGCCTTGATGGTGCTCACATTCTTGGGGGTTCCAGTGACGACAATGCTTACATATGGCAG GTGAGGAGACCAGAAAGTGCACCAACTATTCTGAAAGGTCATCAAGGAGAAGTTACTTCTGTCGATTG GTGCTCATCCGAACTTGGAAAAGTAGTCACTTCTTCAGATGACTTTATG GTGCGTGTCTGGAAAATGAATAAGGATGGTTGCTTAAATACAAAATCTCCAGCAGCAATTAGGAAGCGGATAATTGCTCCTTCAGTTGAGCCCAGAAGGCTGATATTAGATGAGCCTCCTACATGTTCAGCTTCCATGAAAGATAATTTCCAAACTATGGAAGCAACAGTACATGAGCCATCCTCGCCTGCTCAATGCAAAGTTGTTGAATTCAGAACACCTGAATCAGGAAGAAAGAGAAGTTCTTCATTTCTTATGGATGGAAAAGAGATGCAGGAAAGTCTTGAAGCTATTTCTGGTAGCCCTTCTTCTGTTTTGAGTCCTCCTCCCTCTACTAAAAGGAGAACTATCCTGGACTATTATCATTCTGTTTGA